The following proteins are co-located in the Apium graveolens cultivar Ventura chromosome 5, ASM990537v1, whole genome shotgun sequence genome:
- the LOC141660845 gene encoding uncharacterized protein LOC141660845, with product MWNFLNSISYRIHCERLPGANGMSMEQFISSAIKNYSARLESFNGKAYACSKEEDMTTCCFCRHVKDVKPRPFDPYYKLQQFKVVKYETKGSFYAKFVAGGAFPPSFLRTRGWNISTKAPKNYRLGEALGLDSTLRARLPDLSFSINHKSSEAVVVGRWYCPFIFIKDGRLTSRDQMEKSMFYEMTVDQRWELIFEHNKTDSGNTVMVNAFVKKEVVSVGGTKAVWNEKNMVDRSCKTKWFKGSGNRKKVCIGLSSEIVERMKWEEERVGWVGGGERQVRVHKVEEFRGGVEEWRKFRCNVLVERFVLKRMDGSLVMTYDFNHTHQLKCIWE from the exons ATGTGGAACTTTTTGAACTCGATATCTTATAGGATACACTGCGAACGGTTACCAGGTGCAAATGGGATGTCAATGGAACAATTTATCAGCTCTGCAATCAAAAATTATTCTGCTCGTCTTGAATCATTTAATGG gAAGGCATATGCTTGTTCAAAGGAAGAAGACATGACTACTTGCTGTTTCTGCCGTCATGTTAAAGATGTAAAGCCAAGGCCATTTGACCCTTATTACAAACTGCAGCAATTCAAGGTTGTTAAATATGAAACTAAGGGTAGTTTTTATGCTAAATTTGTGGCTGGTGGTGCTTTCCCTCCATCCTTTTTGAGAACAAGAGGATGGAATATAAGTACCAAAGCTCCAAAAAACTATAGATTAGGAGAGGCTTTGGGTCTCGACTCTACTCTTCGTGCACGTCTTCCAGACTTGAGCTTTTCGATAAACCACAAGAGTTCAGAAGCTGTTGTGGTAGGGAGATGGTATTGCCCTTTCATATTTATTAAAGATGGAAGGTTGACTTCAAGAGATCAGATGGAGAAGTCAATGTTTTATGAGATGACAGTTGACCAAAGATGGGAGCTGATATTTGAGCACAATAAAACTGATAGCGGCAATACCGTAATGGTTAATGCATTTGTTAAAAAAGAAGTTGTATCCGTTGGAGGCACAAAGGCTGTGTGGAATGAGAAGAACATGGTTGatagaagttgtaaaactaaaTGGTTTAAAGGATCTGGGAACCGAAAGAAAGTATGCATAGGATTGAGTTCAGAGATTGTCGAAAGAATGAAATGGGAGGAAGAAAGAGTTGGATGGGTTGGTGGAGGTGAAAGGCAAGTCAGGGTTCATAAAGTGGAGGAGTTTAGAGGAGGTGTCGAAGAATGGAGGAAGTTTAGATGCAATGTTTTAGTGGAGAGGTTTGTGTTGAAAAGAATGGACGGAAGTTTGGTTATGACTTATGATTTCAATCACACTCACCAACTCAAGTGCATTTGGGAGTGA